The Clarias gariepinus isolate MV-2021 ecotype Netherlands chromosome 26, CGAR_prim_01v2, whole genome shotgun sequence sequence TGATGAGGCAAATTGAGTCATGAGTGTTGACTCACAAATGGATTCTTTTAAACGGAACTTCATCATTATAATCATTAGACGTCGTGAGTACATTTTAATTCCActaagcctttttttatttgaaatattaaaaacaatgtaCTAAGGGGGCTGTTTGCACTTTATTTGCATTAACCAAGGATTTGATTTTGTCTTCATTTGCATGTTGCATAATTTTACTTTTGGTTACAgtcttgtgtttttattttttttattttggggtAGTCCAAATCCTGTGTTGTACATTGCTGAACAAGTGAAACGGATACACATTTTCTCAGATCTGGGTGTGCCTTTTTTTGCCGTAGTAGAATACGCAGGGTCTTGGGAAATGAGATATATGTGTGAGCTCATCTCCCCCGTGTAATGAAACTACCCAGAAATACCATGAAATGTTCAACAGCTTGTCCATTTAAACATCTTTTCCCAGCAAACGCATGTTGGAAACAGATGTTTTATACTTTTCCCCCACTAGTGCTGGAATTACCCCCATTATTGTCTGGCATCATTTCACAACTGAGACACACTCATTActtacccccccccccagatGTTTACTTTGAACAGGGGTAAACTTTCTGCATGTTTATTCTCATTCAATGCTGAGAGACACCTGATCGTTCCCAAGCTCCGCAATCAGAAGGTGTGGTGTATTATGACTCCGGGCATGTTTGTACATGTCCAGCTTTTAACTTTCCCACAATATGCTGGCTTCAGGTTATAAGGAACCTGAAAAACTGAACTGACTGAACTGGTGAACAGTAAAACACCTACACTTGTTTGAGCTCTGTGatcaaaatgtctgctttttgtTCTCGGGTTGCATCAAAAAACTTATGTTGGGGAAATAAATGTGACCTTTAAAGGTGGCCGCATTAATTCTGGCATTGATTTTAGTATTACTTGGCTAAGAAAGGGTTTTTAAATGACTTATCTTACTATGttacagagagagagcactTGCCTCCCTTAAAGGATTAAGACAGGACCTCTTTCCCGGCATCCAATATGAGTCGAGTGGAAGAATGGGTTCTGGAGAACAAGGATAAGATTGAAAAGGGAGTGGAGATCATGAGCCAAGGCTGTGAGGTCCTTGCAGCCACTGTTGGCCAGTTCCATCCCATCCTGGAGGCAGTTTTTGTGGCCTCAGCTGAGCTCCTTAGCAACCCAGAAGGCAAAGAGGCTAAGTATCTCGCCGAGCAGTTTGAAAGGGTCAACCAGAAGTTGGAAGGGATACAGGATGAGATTGAAAAATTAGCTCTGGAGTTGCAGAGAACGTCTCTGAACAAGCAAAACTTTGACCGCGAGGCTCAGATGATCAGTCAGTATGAAAAGTTTCAAGAGTTTGTCATCGCCAAACCGAAGTtcaaggagaagaagaaggaaaagttTCTAAGCCACTACGAGAACACTGACCGTGATGTTAACCTCGATGGCTTGTATAACGCCGTCACTGGAGAGAACACCTCTGGAGATGCGATGCTGGACACGATACTGGTCACCGAGCAGATGAGCAGGAGGGCAGTGGAGGAATTCTGCGCTCGCCTAAAGAAGCTGTTTGTAGTTGGGATCATAGCAGTGATGGGCTACACTGCACTAAAGGAAGGCACTGTTGGAGAGGACATGGTGAAGAAATGGCAAGGCCGCATGGAGGACGTGGAGAAGCGTATGAAGGCGGCGGTGGATGAATGTGTGAACAACTTTCCTGAACAAGCTAAGAAGGATGTAGAACACAAGCTCGTGGAGAGGCAGAGCAGTGTTGACCCTGAGTTTACTAAATTCCTCCTAGATTCTCTTGCTAAAAAGTATGACTGGGTCTCCTGGTCAGTTAGAGTGTTTAATCATAGTGGCATTTTTTTCTGGAATTGGCTGGCTGGCAAGCGATACCATGGAAGTGGAGGAGGTATCAATTATTTTGACCTGTTGACTGACAACAAAGTAAGGATTGTGGTGTCTTTCACTGCAAACCCTAAACCCCTCAACAAAGTCCAGATCAAGGATCAAATAGAGAATGAGAAGCTGAAAGGTGACATGATATCTGTGGCCGAGTCTCTTTGCAAGAGTCTTCCCAACTGCCTTGTGCATGCTGTTAGTCGTTATAAGAGGGTGGAGGAAGCTAACAATTTCGTCCCTGAGTGCTATTATTATGCAGCCCACAAAAGGGCACACATTTGTATCCACTCAGAGTAGTAAAATTTTAATCAAACTCAAATATATCAATGGCAATCAGTCTTATATCTCACCAGTTTCTTTTGTCTTAACACTACACGATGATGGCAACTGTGCTGAAACGTCCaattccttttattattattattttaattccaCTTGTTCTTTGTAAActgtaaaaatccaaatgttATGAAAAGATGTATGAATTTAGTCAAACATGTTTAATCAAAAGTACTATATTGTACGTGCCTGAGCACTTTTGTATACTGTCTTTCATGGTTAAGACGTGTTTATGAGCGTCATTTGTACCATATGCTGTTGAATATGCTGGTAGAATCATTACAAATGATTACCCTAAGCATCTGatcaattacattaaaatatattcaaacTACTGTCTAGGTAACTGTTGATTTATTAACCCATGTTGTGTTCGTATCATTCAGCCATACAAAAATCAACTGCcgaaacatggtattggtgctaaaagtTTTGTCTCATAttaaaa is a genomic window containing:
- the rpz5 gene encoding rapunzel 5, with amino-acid sequence MSRVEEWVLENKDKIEKGVEIMSQGCEVLAATVGQFHPILEAVFVASAELLSNPEGKEAKYLAEQFERVNQKLEGIQDEIEKLALELQRTSLNKQNFDREAQMISQYEKFQEFVIAKPKFKEKKKEKFLSHYENTDRDVNLDGLYNAVTGENTSGDAMLDTILVTEQMSRRAVEEFCARLKKLFVVGIIAVMGYTALKEGTVGEDMVKKWQGRMEDVEKRMKAAVDECVNNFPEQAKKDVEHKLVERQSSVDPEFTKFLLDSLAKKYDWVSWSVRVFNHSGIFFWNWLAGKRYHGSGGGINYFDLLTDNKVRIVVSFTANPKPLNKVQIKDQIENEKLKGDMISVAESLCKSLPNCLVHAVSRYKRVEEANNFVPECYYYAAHKRAHICIHSE